A stretch of Carnobacteriaceae bacterium zg-C25 DNA encodes these proteins:
- a CDS encoding ABC transporter ATP-binding protein, which yields MLEVKGLHKTFGELVANNNVSFTVKEGEILGLIGQNGAGKSTIFRLILDFILKDKGEVLWKGKPLGKDAYDEIGYLPEERGLNVKMTIEEQLLYFALLKGKSKKEISPKIDEWLELFQVKGKRKDKIKTLSKGNQQKVQVIATLIHEPKLVILDEPFSGLDPVNAELLKQGILNLKAKGSAVIFSSHNMENVSELCDTLLMMHHGDPVLYGTIQDVRESFGRTRLFLECDTPIEAIQNVTGVLSVSPAKHSGVNVLLENEAVGHDLYDLVTKNGYIYAFSQQPPTLDEIFKLKVGERHV from the coding sequence ATGCTAGAAGTTAAAGGACTACATAAAACATTCGGCGAATTAGTAGCGAATAACAATGTATCGTTTACTGTAAAAGAAGGTGAAATTCTTGGGTTAATCGGACAAAATGGAGCCGGTAAATCGACGATTTTTCGTTTAATCTTAGACTTTATTTTAAAAGATAAAGGTGAAGTGCTTTGGAAAGGTAAACCACTAGGTAAAGACGCGTACGATGAAATCGGTTATTTACCAGAAGAACGCGGATTAAACGTTAAAATGACAATTGAAGAGCAATTGTTGTATTTTGCGTTGTTAAAAGGGAAATCAAAAAAAGAAATTAGCCCTAAAATCGATGAGTGGTTAGAATTGTTCCAAGTAAAAGGAAAACGTAAAGATAAAATCAAAACATTATCTAAAGGAAATCAACAAAAAGTACAAGTGATTGCCACATTAATTCACGAACCAAAATTAGTGATTTTAGATGAGCCATTTAGTGGTTTAGACCCTGTAAATGCAGAATTATTGAAACAAGGTATTTTAAATTTAAAAGCCAAAGGTTCTGCGGTCATTTTCTCCAGTCATAATATGGAAAATGTATCCGAATTATGTGATACATTACTAATGATGCATCATGGGGATCCCGTATTATACGGAACGATTCAAGACGTTCGTGAATCATTTGGCCGTACACGTCTCTTTTTAGAATGCGACACACCAATTGAAGCCATTCAAAATGTGACGGGTGTGTTATCTGTATCTCCAGCAAAACATAGTGGTGTCAACGTACTTTTAGAAAATGAAGCAGTTGGTCATGATTTATATGATTTGGTTACAAAAAACGGCTATATTTATGCGTTTAGTCAACAACCACCAACACTTGATGAAATTTTTAAATTGAAAGTAGGTGAACGCCATGTCTAA
- a CDS encoding undecaprenyl/decaprenyl-phosphate alpha-N-acetylglucosaminyl 1-phosphate transferase, with translation MSFQMGFTLVFLTVLIFSYLGTGWWWRYIKAKDKPSERKVHQTPIVTMGGVVIFVFYWLAVIFLTVTFRLVIREQLPLFIASLPVFITGVYDDAYEISPIYKSVGILIGATIIYFTTEFRIYSVFVEWFDNPLLAELVGYGTTVVWIYFVTNAFNLIDGLDGLSTGVSIIALATLSFVSYFFSPISVFILTMMVLLLIATLLGFLPHNYHPARLFIGDTGALFMGFMTSVFCLMGIQRPGYVSVAIPIIIIGLPLTDAICAIIRRLLKGQSITKADRLHMHHKFLKKGTTHSRTVLTMYGIAMCFAGAAILLSLVETKIDRQIILGLSVIGEFLLIDYLNLLDLKKPLIFRNHKWHDEDR, from the coding sequence ATGAGTTTTCAAATGGGATTTACACTTGTTTTTTTAACGGTGTTAATTTTTTCCTATCTTGGAACAGGGTGGTGGTGGCGATACATCAAAGCAAAAGACAAACCGTCAGAACGTAAAGTCCATCAAACACCAATTGTAACAATGGGTGGAGTCGTTATTTTTGTGTTTTACTGGTTAGCCGTCATCTTTTTAACCGTGACATTTCGATTAGTCATTCGTGAACAATTACCACTTTTCATTGCATCTTTACCGGTATTCATTACAGGTGTGTATGACGATGCGTATGAAATTTCACCGATTTATAAATCAGTGGGCATTTTAATCGGTGCGACAATTATTTACTTTACGACTGAATTTCGTATTTATTCTGTATTCGTAGAGTGGTTTGATAATCCGTTGTTGGCGGAATTAGTTGGTTACGGCACGACGGTTGTGTGGATTTATTTTGTCACAAACGCCTTTAATTTGATTGATGGATTAGATGGCTTATCAACGGGAGTGTCCATTATTGCATTAGCGACATTGTCGTTTGTCAGTTACTTCTTTTCACCAATCAGTGTGTTTATTTTAACGATGATGGTATTGTTACTAATTGCAACGTTACTAGGGTTTTTGCCGCATAATTATCATCCGGCACGATTATTTATTGGCGATACCGGCGCATTGTTTATGGGATTCATGACTTCCGTATTTTGTTTAATGGGCATTCAACGTCCCGGGTATGTGTCCGTCGCCATTCCAATTATCATTATTGGCTTACCGCTAACAGATGCTATTTGTGCGATTATTCGCCGTTTGTTAAAAGGACAATCCATTACCAAAGCAGACCGGTTGCATATGCACCATAAATTTTTGAAAAAAGGAACAACACATTCTCGAACCGTCTTGACAATGTACGGTATTGCGATGTGCTTTGCAGGTGCGGCAATTTTATTATCACTAGTTGAAACTAAAATTGATAGACAAATTATTTTAGGGCTAAGTGTGATTGGCGAGTTTTTATTAATTGATTATTTAAACTTACTCGATTTAAAGAAACCGCTAATTTTTCGAAATCACAAATGGCATGATGAGGATAGATAA